The following are from one region of the Streptomyces rubrogriseus genome:
- a CDS encoding alpha/beta hydrolase family protein: MTGRSRTSRRTVLTALLAGAVSVPLLGAAPAASAPATALELPPPTGPHPVGRRTLHLVDRHRGDPWVPAARGRELMVSVSYPARSSGGRPAAYMTGSEAQRLLELKGLAGVVPAATVAGTRTHAQADAPPAPGRFPLVLLSPGFSVPRTTLTALAVELAARGYVVAAVDHAYESVGTEFPGGRVPPCVACDRVGVDVDEATVVRGRAADLSFVIDELTDRRSTGALARMIDPGRIGAAGHSIGGAAALATMAADRRVRAGVNLDGGFFVPDAGHRIGGRPFMMVGAEAVHGPGNTAGDWAETYDRLHGWKRWLTVSGAGHFSFTDIPWLAEQLGLPDPEVPLPGERGWYITRDYVGAFFDLHLRGIPQPLLHGPTSSHPEVGFHRP, translated from the coding sequence ATGACCGGCAGATCACGCACCTCACGCAGAACCGTCCTGACCGCACTGCTCGCGGGAGCCGTGTCCGTCCCCCTCCTGGGGGCCGCCCCCGCGGCGTCGGCGCCCGCCACGGCGCTGGAGTTGCCCCCGCCCACCGGCCCCCACCCCGTCGGCCGCCGCACCCTGCACCTCGTCGACCGGCACCGCGGCGACCCCTGGGTGCCGGCGGCGCGGGGCAGGGAGCTGATGGTGTCCGTGTCCTACCCGGCACGCTCGTCCGGCGGACGCCCGGCGGCGTACATGACCGGGAGCGAGGCGCAGCGGCTCCTGGAGCTCAAGGGGTTGGCCGGGGTCGTGCCGGCCGCGACGGTCGCGGGGACGCGTACGCACGCGCAGGCCGACGCGCCCCCCGCGCCGGGCCGCTTCCCTCTCGTACTGCTGTCCCCCGGCTTCTCCGTGCCGCGCACCACGCTCACCGCGCTCGCCGTGGAGTTGGCCGCCCGCGGATACGTCGTCGCCGCCGTGGACCACGCCTACGAGTCCGTCGGGACGGAGTTCCCCGGGGGCCGGGTCCCGCCGTGCGTGGCCTGCGACCGGGTCGGCGTCGACGTCGACGAGGCGACGGTCGTGCGGGGCCGGGCCGCGGACCTCTCCTTCGTGATCGACGAGCTGACCGACCGCCGGAGTACGGGGGCACTGGCGCGCATGATCGACCCGGGCCGTATCGGGGCCGCCGGGCATTCGATCGGCGGCGCGGCCGCCCTGGCCACGATGGCGGCCGACCGCCGGGTGCGGGCGGGGGTCAACCTGGACGGGGGCTTCTTCGTGCCGGACGCGGGACACCGCATCGGCGGACGCCCGTTCATGATGGTCGGAGCCGAGGCCGTCCACGGTCCCGGCAACACCGCTGGCGACTGGGCCGAGACCTACGACCGCCTGCACGGCTGGAAGCGTTGGCTGACCGTGTCCGGGGCCGGGCACTTCTCCTTCACCGACATTCCCTGGCTGGCGGAGCAGCTGGGGCTGCCCGATCCGGAGGTGCCGCTCCCGGGCGAGCGGGGCTGGTACATCACCCGCGACTACGTCGGCGCCTTCTTCGACCTCCACCTGCGGGGCATCCCCCAGCCCCTCCTCCACGGCCCCACGTCCTCCCACCCCGAGGTCGGGTTCCACCGGCCGTAG
- a CDS encoding FAD-binding and (Fe-S)-binding domain-containing protein, whose protein sequence is MTDLEAALRRAVRGEVGFDTTSRALTTMDASNYRRVPLGVVAPRDADDVAAVLEVCRERGVPVVARGGGTSIAGQATGTGVVLDFTRHMNRLVGIDPEARTAVVQPGLVLDRLQDAAAPHGLRFGPDPSTHSRCTLGGMIGNNSCGSHSVAWGTTADSVRELSVLTARGRRLRLGREWSGAPAGLRELVDGDLARLRTGFPDLPRRISGYALDALLPEKGADVARSFCGSEGTLGVLTEAVVRLVESPRARALAVLGYADEAGAAEAAAGLLPLGPLTVEGMAVDLVPSTEGLPRGGAWLFVETGGDTEAEARARAEAVVRAADVVDALVVTDPAGQRTLWRIREDASGTATRMPDGSEAWPGWEDCAVPPARLGGYLRDFRRLLTAHELRGTPYGHFGDGCIHVRIDFDLLSEAGVARFRRFSEELADVVVAHGGSLSGEHGDGQARAELLPRMYGPKTVALFERAKAVWDPDDLLNPGMLVRPAPLDANLRFSVLPREPVDVEFGYPSDGGDFSAAVRRCVGVAKCRTTSVSGAGVMCPSFRATGDEAHSTRGRARLLHEMLAGELVTDGWRSTEVRDALDLCLSCKGCRSDCPVEVDMATYKAEFLHHHYAGRRRPAAHYAMGRLPVWLRWAARTRTAPVVNALASVRPLAAVAKRLGGIAGEREVPRLAGETFSRWWRRRRRGPAGDGDLVVLWPDTFTEHLSPSVGRAAVRVLEAAGLRVALPPTLRGRGVVGDGTSKSPLALLTARRGGRVCCGLTYVSTGQLDRARAVMRRTLDLMAPVLETSAPVVVLEPSCAAALRTDLPELLHDDPRAARLASRVLTFAEALERHAPDWNPPAVNLPAVGQTHCHQHAVLGDAADRRLRASAGLTGELSGGCCGLAGNFGFEAGHYEVSAACAEDQLLPAVREAPDGAVVLADGFSCRTQLEQLAGVRGRHLAEVLAERLE, encoded by the coding sequence ATGACGGATCTGGAGGCAGCACTGCGCAGGGCCGTCCGCGGCGAGGTCGGGTTCGACACCACGTCCCGGGCGCTGACCACCATGGACGCCTCGAACTACCGGCGGGTCCCGCTCGGTGTCGTGGCCCCGAGGGACGCCGACGACGTGGCGGCCGTGCTGGAGGTGTGCCGGGAGCGCGGCGTGCCGGTCGTGGCGCGGGGCGGCGGCACGTCCATCGCCGGGCAGGCGACCGGTACGGGGGTGGTGCTGGACTTCACGCGGCACATGAACCGGCTGGTCGGGATCGATCCGGAGGCGCGTACGGCCGTCGTCCAGCCGGGGCTGGTCCTGGACCGTCTCCAGGACGCCGCCGCGCCGCACGGGCTGCGTTTCGGCCCCGACCCCTCCACCCACAGCCGCTGCACGCTCGGCGGCATGATCGGCAACAACTCCTGCGGCTCGCACTCGGTGGCCTGGGGCACGACGGCGGACAGCGTGCGCGAGCTGTCGGTGCTCACCGCGCGGGGGCGGCGACTGCGGCTCGGGCGGGAGTGGTCCGGGGCGCCGGCGGGCCTGCGCGAGCTGGTGGACGGCGACCTGGCCCGCCTGCGCACCGGCTTCCCCGACCTCCCGCGCCGCATCTCCGGCTACGCGCTGGACGCCCTGCTCCCGGAGAAGGGAGCGGACGTGGCCCGGTCCTTCTGCGGCTCGGAGGGCACGCTGGGCGTGCTGACGGAAGCCGTCGTCCGGCTGGTCGAGTCGCCCCGCGCGCGTGCGCTCGCGGTGCTGGGCTACGCCGACGAGGCGGGCGCGGCGGAGGCGGCGGCCGGGCTGCTGCCGCTCGGTCCGCTCACGGTGGAGGGCATGGCGGTCGACCTGGTGCCGTCCACGGAGGGGCTGCCGAGGGGCGGGGCCTGGCTCTTCGTGGAGACCGGCGGCGACACGGAGGCGGAGGCACGCGCGCGTGCGGAGGCGGTCGTGCGGGCGGCGGACGTCGTCGACGCGCTGGTGGTGACGGACCCGGCCGGTCAGCGGACGCTGTGGCGGATCCGGGAGGACGCGAGCGGTACGGCGACCAGGATGCCGGACGGCTCGGAGGCGTGGCCCGGGTGGGAGGACTGCGCGGTGCCGCCGGCCCGGCTGGGAGGCTATCTGCGGGACTTCCGGCGCCTGCTCACCGCCCACGAACTGCGCGGCACGCCGTACGGGCACTTCGGCGACGGCTGCATCCACGTACGCATCGACTTCGACCTGCTGTCGGAGGCCGGGGTGGCACGCTTCCGCCGCTTCTCGGAGGAGCTGGCGGACGTGGTCGTGGCGCACGGCGGTTCGCTGTCCGGGGAGCACGGGGACGGGCAGGCGCGGGCGGAGCTGCTGCCGAGGATGTACGGGCCGAAGACGGTGGCGCTCTTCGAGCGGGCCAAGGCGGTGTGGGACCCGGACGACCTCCTCAACCCCGGCATGCTGGTCCGCCCGGCGCCGCTCGACGCCAACCTCCGCTTCTCCGTCCTGCCGCGCGAGCCGGTGGACGTGGAGTTCGGCTACCCGTCCGACGGCGGCGACTTCTCGGCGGCCGTGCGCCGCTGCGTCGGGGTCGCCAAGTGCCGTACGACGTCGGTGTCCGGGGCGGGCGTGATGTGCCCGTCGTTCCGTGCGACGGGGGACGAGGCGCATTCCACGCGGGGGCGGGCCCGGCTGCTGCACGAGATGCTCGCCGGTGAACTGGTCACGGACGGCTGGCGGTCGACGGAGGTCAGGGACGCCCTGGACCTGTGCCTGTCCTGCAAGGGCTGCCGCTCCGACTGCCCGGTCGAGGTCGACATGGCCACGTACAAGGCGGAGTTCCTGCACCACCACTACGCCGGGCGCCGCCGCCCGGCCGCCCACTACGCGATGGGACGGCTGCCGGTGTGGCTGCGCTGGGCGGCCCGGACGCGGACGGCACCGGTCGTCAACGCGCTGGCGTCGGTGCGGCCGTTGGCCGCGGTGGCGAAGCGGCTGGGCGGGATCGCGGGGGAGCGGGAGGTGCCGCGGCTGGCGGGGGAGACGTTCAGCAGGTGGTGGCGGAGGAGGCGCCGGGGGCCGGCCGGTGACGGCGACCTGGTGGTCCTGTGGCCCGACACCTTCACCGAGCACCTCTCGCCCTCCGTCGGCCGGGCGGCCGTACGGGTGCTGGAGGCGGCGGGGCTGCGGGTGGCGCTGCCGCCGACGCTGCGGGGCCGCGGTGTGGTCGGCGACGGTACGTCGAAGTCGCCCCTGGCGCTGCTGACGGCCCGCCGGGGCGGCCGGGTCTGCTGCGGCCTGACGTACGTCTCCACGGGCCAACTCGACCGGGCACGGGCGGTGATGCGCCGCACGCTCGACCTGATGGCCCCGGTGCTGGAGACGTCCGCGCCGGTCGTGGTCCTGGAGCCGAGCTGCGCCGCCGCCCTGCGCACGGACCTGCCGGAGCTGCTGCACGACGACCCGCGCGCGGCCCGGCTGGCCTCGCGCGTCCTGACCTTCGCGGAGGCTCTGGAGCGCCACGCCCCCGACTGGAACCCGCCTGCCGTGAACCTCCCGGCGGTCGGCCAGACCCACTGCCACCAGCACGCGGTCCTGGGCGACGCGGCCGACCGGCGCCTGCGTGCGTCGGCGGGCCTGACCGGTGAGCTGAGCGGCGGCTGCTGCGGCCTCGCGGGCAACTTCGGCTTCGAGGCCGGCCACTACGAGGTGTCGGCCGCGTGCGCCGAGGACCAGCTCCTCCCCGCCGTGCGCGAGGCCCCGGACGGCGCGGTGGTCCTGGCCGACGGTTTCTCGTGCCGGACGCAGCTGGAGCAGCTGGCCGGGGTGCGGGGGCGGCATCTGGCGGAGGTGCTGGCGGAGCGGTTGGAGTGA
- the serC gene encoding phosphoserine transaminase, producing MADIQIPADMKPADGRFGAGPSKVRVEALDALAATGTSLLGTSHRQAPVKNLVGKVREGIRELFRLPDGYEVILGNGGSTAFWDVATHGLIENKSQHLSFGEFSSKFAKAAKLAPWLAEPTVVSADPGTHPEARAEAGVDVYGLTHNETSTGVAMPIRRVAGADEGALVLVDATSGAGGLPVDISETDVYYFAPQKSFASDGGLWIGVFSPAAIERAERVHASGRHVPEFFSLPTAIDNSRKNQTYNTPALATLFLLGEQLDWMNGQGGLDFTTARTKDSSSRLYTWADESKYATPFVSDPAKRSQVIGTIDFSDDIDAAAVAKVLRANGIVDTEPYRKLGRNQLRVAMFPAIDPADVEALTKCVDYVIEKL from the coding sequence GTGGCTGACATCCAGATTCCTGCTGACATGAAGCCCGCGGACGGTCGTTTCGGCGCGGGTCCCTCCAAGGTGCGGGTGGAGGCGCTGGACGCCCTGGCCGCCACCGGTACGTCCCTGCTCGGCACCTCCCACCGCCAGGCGCCCGTCAAGAACCTGGTCGGCAAGGTCCGCGAGGGCATCCGCGAGCTGTTCCGGCTCCCCGACGGCTACGAGGTGATCCTCGGCAACGGCGGCTCCACCGCGTTCTGGGACGTCGCGACCCACGGCCTGATCGAGAACAAGTCGCAGCACCTGAGCTTCGGCGAGTTCTCCTCCAAGTTCGCCAAGGCCGCGAAGCTCGCCCCCTGGCTGGCCGAGCCGACCGTCGTCTCCGCCGACCCGGGCACGCACCCCGAGGCGCGCGCCGAGGCCGGCGTGGACGTGTACGGCCTCACGCACAACGAGACCTCCACCGGTGTCGCCATGCCCATCAGGCGCGTGGCCGGTGCCGACGAGGGCGCCCTCGTCCTGGTCGACGCGACGTCGGGTGCGGGCGGCCTTCCGGTCGACATCTCGGAGACCGACGTCTACTACTTCGCCCCGCAGAAGTCCTTCGCCTCCGACGGCGGCCTGTGGATCGGCGTGTTCTCCCCGGCCGCGATCGAGCGCGCCGAGCGCGTGCACGCGTCCGGCCGCCACGTCCCGGAGTTCTTCTCGCTGCCGACGGCGATCGACAACTCCCGCAAGAACCAGACGTACAACACCCCGGCGCTGGCCACCCTGTTCCTCCTCGGCGAGCAGCTGGACTGGATGAACGGCCAGGGCGGCCTGGACTTCACCACGGCCCGCACCAAGGACTCCTCGTCCCGCCTGTACACGTGGGCCGACGAGTCCAAGTACGCCACGCCTTTCGTCTCGGACCCGGCCAAGCGCTCGCAGGTCATCGGCACGATCGACTTCTCCGACGACATCGACGCCGCCGCCGTCGCCAAGGTGCTGCGCGCCAACGGCATCGTCGACACCGAGCCGTACCGCAAGCTCGGCCGCAACCAGCTGCGCGTGGCGATGTTCCCGGCGATCGACCCGGCGGACGTCGAGGCGCTGACGAAGTGCGTCGACTACGTGATCGAGAAGCTGTAG
- a CDS encoding nuclear transport factor 2 family protein, with amino-acid sequence MESSKVIETLWERIQARDWAGVAGLIAEDVVVEWPISLERVVGRENFVAVNREYPEGWSIRVLKVVAEGDEVVSEVEVPHDTLGVFRAASFWTVRNGQVVRGTEYWTSLGADPRPEWRAALVEPM; translated from the coding sequence ATGGAATCGTCAAAGGTCATCGAGACACTGTGGGAACGGATCCAGGCCCGTGACTGGGCAGGTGTCGCCGGGCTGATCGCCGAGGATGTCGTTGTCGAGTGGCCGATCAGCCTCGAACGCGTCGTCGGCCGGGAGAACTTCGTCGCGGTGAACCGTGAATACCCGGAGGGCTGGTCGATTCGGGTGCTCAAGGTGGTGGCCGAGGGCGACGAGGTCGTCTCCGAGGTGGAAGTGCCGCACGACACTCTCGGCGTCTTCCGCGCGGCGTCGTTCTGGACCGTCCGCAACGGGCAGGTCGTCCGTGGGACGGAGTACTGGACGAGCCTGGGGGCCGACCCGCGCCCCGAATGGCGGGCCGCACTCGTCGAACCGATGTAG
- a CDS encoding response regulator transcription factor, translated as MSEQTHGTARLKVIVADDQAAVREPLAAVLGLAEDIDVVAAAADGTEVLAAVAAGPVDVVLMDLRMPVLDGIETTRRLTEEHPEVAVVVLTTFADDESILGALGAGARGYLTKNAGRQDITRAIRAAGAGQSVLDGEVQARLLATARAQAPAPDRAAARRPLPDDLTPREREVLALIGQGLSNRGIAEKLFISEATVKTHINNLFAKAHIRDRADAVRRAIGAGLA; from the coding sequence ATGAGCGAACAGACCCATGGAACCGCGCGGTTGAAGGTGATCGTCGCCGACGACCAGGCCGCCGTGCGGGAGCCGCTCGCCGCGGTGCTCGGGCTGGCCGAGGACATCGACGTCGTAGCGGCCGCCGCGGACGGCACCGAGGTACTGGCGGCGGTGGCCGCCGGCCCCGTCGACGTGGTGCTGATGGACCTGCGCATGCCCGTACTGGACGGCATCGAGACGACCCGCCGGCTGACCGAGGAGCACCCGGAGGTGGCGGTGGTCGTCCTGACCACCTTCGCCGACGACGAGTCGATCCTGGGCGCGCTCGGCGCGGGCGCCCGCGGCTACCTGACCAAGAACGCGGGACGCCAGGACATCACCCGCGCGATCAGGGCCGCGGGCGCGGGCCAGTCCGTACTCGACGGCGAGGTCCAGGCCCGCCTGCTCGCCACGGCCAGGGCGCAGGCACCCGCCCCCGACCGGGCGGCGGCCCGTCGGCCCCTGCCGGACGACCTCACACCCCGCGAACGCGAGGTCCTCGCCCTCATCGGCCAGGGCCTGTCCAACCGGGGTATCGCGGAGAAACTCTTCATCAGCGAGGCCACGGTCAAGACCCACATCAACAACCTGTTCGCCAAGGCCCACATCCGCGACCGCGCGGACGCGGTCCGCCGCGCCATCGGGGCGGGGCTGGCCTGA
- a CDS encoding sensor histidine kinase, whose translation MRYVLPVAATENPRPPDPGADPRPVPGQDPRVQWGLSLAVVAVGALTIRPMGFSGQGLAVAALFVVNSAALLVRGVPESRVPPRLALAWLSSGIVAAAALLGVSDSGTGYLFAYFIAGHIGYRLETGRALTLAATCSLLCAGVLYFHLGPGDPALPWVLGLTTGVPVVVGILNRTQRQAVRSALSAAESAERAARAEARTAVLTERGRIARDVHDVLAHSLAGINMQLELADALLDTGDLEKVREANGKAHGLVKESLKQAQWTVHALREDALPLLESLTAMVESAGHHDALTVTGTVREVPARVTQNLLRIAQEALTNAARHAPGGRVGVDLTFTASSITLRIRNRPATRAVTPGTGSGMGLIGMRERVALLGGSVSAGPVTEGPDQGGWQVETVIPG comes from the coding sequence GTGCGCTATGTTCTGCCGGTGGCCGCCACCGAGAACCCTCGGCCCCCGGACCCGGGGGCGGACCCGCGTCCGGTCCCCGGTCAGGACCCGCGTGTGCAGTGGGGCCTGAGCCTCGCGGTCGTCGCCGTGGGCGCCCTGACGATCCGGCCCATGGGATTCAGCGGTCAGGGTCTGGCGGTCGCCGCCCTCTTCGTGGTCAACTCCGCGGCACTGCTGGTCAGGGGAGTGCCCGAGAGCCGGGTCCCGCCACGGCTCGCGCTCGCCTGGCTCTCGTCCGGCATCGTCGCGGCGGCCGCCCTGCTCGGCGTCAGCGACAGCGGCACGGGCTACCTGTTCGCCTACTTCATCGCCGGGCACATCGGCTACCGCCTCGAAACCGGCAGGGCGCTCACCCTCGCGGCGACGTGCTCGCTGCTCTGCGCCGGTGTCCTGTACTTCCACCTCGGTCCGGGAGACCCGGCGCTGCCCTGGGTGCTCGGCCTCACCACCGGCGTCCCGGTCGTGGTCGGCATCCTCAACCGCACCCAGCGCCAGGCCGTACGGTCGGCGCTCTCGGCCGCGGAGTCGGCGGAACGCGCCGCCCGCGCGGAGGCGAGGACCGCCGTACTCACCGAGCGCGGCCGGATCGCGCGGGACGTGCACGACGTCCTCGCGCACTCCCTCGCCGGCATCAACATGCAGCTGGAACTGGCCGACGCGCTGCTCGACACGGGAGACCTGGAGAAGGTCAGGGAGGCCAACGGCAAGGCCCACGGCCTGGTCAAGGAGAGCCTGAAGCAGGCGCAGTGGACCGTGCACGCGCTGCGGGAGGACGCGCTGCCGCTGCTGGAGAGCCTCACCGCGATGGTCGAGTCGGCGGGCCACCACGACGCCCTCACCGTCACCGGCACCGTCCGCGAGGTGCCGGCCCGGGTGACCCAGAACCTGCTGAGGATCGCCCAGGAGGCGTTGACCAACGCGGCCCGGCACGCACCCGGCGGAAGGGTCGGGGTGGACCTGACGTTCACCGCGTCGTCGATCACACTGAGGATCCGCAACCGGCCCGCCACCCGTGCGGTGACCCCGGGGACCGGCAGCGGAATGGGGTTGATCGGAATGCGCGAACGCGTCGCCCTGCTGGGCGGGAGCGTCAGCGCGGGGCCGGTCACCGAGGGACCGGACCAGGGCGGCTGGCAGGTGGAGACGGTGATTCCAGGATGA
- a CDS encoding ABC transporter permease produces the protein MSALDVDSAAGPATAPPERGRLYWLLADCGNIVRRGLTHYQRQPVNIAWQLGFPILSVLLYGYVFGSAMTVPGGGDYKDFLMPGMFVMTMAFGFINTATVVVYDSTKGVIDRFRSMPMASSAVVAGRGVTDLLVACAELAIMMLTAMAMGWRPEGGWGFVAAFGLLLWLRFALIWIGVWLGLLVPNPEAAGGLFAVVFPLTMISSIFVAPQLMPDWLGWVAAWNPISSTAAAARDLFGTPVGGGDSWVEQHALLMAGVWPVVLTAIFLPLAVRRFQRLSR, from the coding sequence ATGAGCGCCCTCGATGTCGACAGCGCGGCCGGTCCGGCGACGGCTCCGCCCGAGCGCGGCCGCCTCTACTGGCTGCTCGCCGACTGCGGCAACATCGTCCGCCGCGGCCTGACCCACTACCAGCGCCAGCCCGTCAACATCGCCTGGCAGCTGGGCTTCCCGATCCTGTCGGTCCTCCTCTACGGCTACGTCTTCGGCAGCGCGATGACGGTGCCCGGCGGCGGGGACTACAAGGACTTCCTGATGCCGGGCATGTTCGTGATGACCATGGCGTTCGGCTTCATCAACACCGCGACGGTCGTCGTCTACGACTCCACGAAGGGCGTCATCGACCGTTTCCGCTCCATGCCGATGGCGTCCTCGGCGGTGGTGGCCGGGCGCGGGGTGACCGATCTGCTGGTGGCCTGCGCGGAGTTGGCCATCATGATGCTGACGGCGATGGCCATGGGCTGGCGCCCGGAGGGCGGCTGGGGTTTCGTGGCGGCCTTCGGGCTGTTGCTGTGGCTGCGCTTCGCGCTGATCTGGATCGGCGTGTGGCTGGGCCTCCTGGTCCCCAACCCGGAGGCGGCGGGCGGCCTGTTCGCGGTGGTCTTCCCGCTGACGATGATCTCCAGCATCTTCGTCGCCCCGCAGCTCATGCCCGACTGGCTGGGCTGGGTGGCCGCGTGGAACCCGATCTCGTCGACGGCGGCCGCCGCTCGCGACCTGTTCGGCACGCCGGTCGGCGGCGGCGACTCGTGGGTGGAACAGCACGCGTTGCTGATGGCGGGCGTGTGGCCGGTGGTGCTGACGGCGATCTTCCTGCCCCTGGCGGTACGGAGGTTCCAGCGGCTGAGCCGGTAG
- a CDS encoding ATP-binding cassette domain-containing protein produces the protein MSERHAVRAEGLEKRYGDKRALDGFDLTVREGTVHGLLGPNGAGKTTAVRILSTLIGLDGGRAEVAGLDLARQAREVRARIGLTGQYAAVDEVLTGRQNLEMFGRLFHLGGRRARARAVELLEQFDLTDAADRGVGKYSGGMRRRLDLAASMILAPSVLFLDEPTTGLDPRSRGEVWESVRELVASGTTVLLTTQYLEEADRLASRITVIDRGRAIADDTPDGLKNLVGGDRIEVVVADRAEIPRVVRTVARVCKGEPEVEEVALRVHAPVTDRVPALTEVARTLQDEGVAVEDIGLRRPSLDDVFLRLTGHRTSVEPARNAEKEKKEKKEKDKKEAVAA, from the coding sequence ATGAGCGAGCGACACGCGGTACGGGCCGAAGGCCTGGAGAAGCGCTACGGCGACAAACGCGCCCTGGACGGCTTCGACCTGACCGTCCGCGAGGGCACGGTGCACGGCCTGCTCGGGCCGAACGGCGCGGGCAAGACCACGGCCGTGCGCATCCTGTCCACGCTGATCGGGCTGGACGGGGGACGGGCCGAGGTGGCGGGCCTCGACCTCGCCCGGCAGGCACGTGAGGTGCGGGCGCGGATCGGCCTCACCGGCCAGTACGCGGCCGTGGACGAGGTGCTCACCGGCCGGCAGAACCTGGAGATGTTCGGGCGCCTGTTCCACCTGGGCGGCAGGCGGGCCCGGGCCCGCGCGGTCGAGCTGCTGGAGCAGTTCGACCTGACCGACGCCGCCGACCGGGGCGTGGGCAAGTACAGCGGCGGCATGCGGCGGCGCCTCGACCTCGCGGCGTCGATGATCCTCGCCCCGTCCGTCCTGTTCCTGGACGAGCCGACGACGGGCCTGGACCCCCGCAGTCGCGGCGAGGTCTGGGAATCGGTCCGCGAGCTGGTGGCGAGCGGCACGACGGTCCTGCTGACCACGCAGTACCTGGAGGAGGCCGACAGGCTCGCCTCCCGCATCACCGTCATCGACCGGGGCCGGGCCATCGCCGACGACACCCCGGACGGGCTGAAGAACCTGGTCGGCGGCGACCGGATCGAGGTCGTGGTCGCCGACCGGGCCGAGATCCCACGGGTGGTGCGGACGGTGGCCCGGGTCTGCAAGGGCGAACCCGAGGTCGAGGAGGTGGCGCTGCGCGTGCACGCCCCGGTCACCGACCGGGTGCCGGCTTTGACCGAGGTGGCGCGCACCCTCCAGGACGAGGGCGTCGCCGTCGAGGACATCGGCCTGCGCAGGCCGAGCCTCGACGACGTGTTCCTGCGCCTGACCGGCCACCGCACCAGCGTGGAGCCCGCGCGGAACGCGGAGAAGGAGAAGAAGGAGAAGAAGGAGAAGGACAAGAAGGAGGCGGTGGCGGCATGA
- a CDS encoding TetR/AcrR family transcriptional regulator, whose translation MASGTETSGSGDIGRTLELLWDTGRRPSRGPRPGLTLERIVEAAVEVADRDGLGAVSMRRIATELGTGTMSLYRYVPGKGELLDLMLDRVQRPSENPADLGDGGWRSALHALGHAALALYRRHTWLLEVNQSRPVLGPSALDGMEKVLARIKPMGLTDPELVSVIVMIDGYVVGAARTQVYEREAERGSGLTDAEFWAAQEPVLVKAMSSGRYPVLSSLSEDAFGTGFDHFEFGLQRILDGLEVLVASRRAADAPAAGDGSATPEDPA comes from the coding sequence ATGGCAAGCGGTACGGAGACCAGCGGCAGCGGCGACATCGGCCGCACCCTCGAACTGTTGTGGGACACCGGCCGACGCCCCAGCCGGGGACCCAGGCCCGGCCTGACGCTGGAGCGGATCGTGGAGGCCGCCGTCGAGGTCGCGGACCGGGACGGTCTGGGCGCGGTCTCGATGCGCCGGATCGCCACCGAGCTGGGCACCGGCACGATGTCCCTGTACCGCTACGTCCCCGGCAAGGGCGAGCTGCTCGACCTGATGCTGGACCGCGTGCAGCGCCCGTCCGAGAACCCGGCCGACCTCGGCGACGGCGGCTGGCGCTCGGCGCTGCACGCGCTCGGCCACGCCGCGCTCGCCCTCTACCGCCGCCACACCTGGCTGCTGGAGGTCAACCAGTCCCGCCCGGTCCTCGGCCCGTCCGCCCTGGACGGCATGGAGAAGGTGCTGGCCCGGATCAAGCCGATGGGCCTGACCGACCCCGAGCTGGTCTCGGTGATCGTCATGATCGACGGGTACGTCGTCGGGGCCGCCCGCACGCAGGTGTACGAGCGGGAGGCCGAGCGCGGGTCCGGGCTGACGGACGCGGAGTTCTGGGCGGCCCAGGAGCCGGTGCTGGTGAAGGCCATGAGCAGCGGGCGCTACCCCGTGCTCTCGTCCCTCTCCGAGGACGCCTTCGGCACCGGCTTCGACCACTTCGAGTTCGGGCTCCAGCGCATCCTCGACGGGCTGGAGGTGCTGGTGGCCTCGCGCCGGGCGGCGGACGCCCCCGCGGCGGGGGACGGCTCAGCGACGCCGGAAGATCCGGCGTAG